The Salvelinus alpinus chromosome 28, SLU_Salpinus.1, whole genome shotgun sequence genome includes a window with the following:
- the LOC139557914 gene encoding transcription elongation factor A protein 2-like: MAKDHEVERIAKKLDKMVHKKNTDGAIYLLRELKIINMSLETLQSTRIGMSVNAVRKQSSEEEVQTLAKSLIKSWKKLLDGAEGKAVEEKRREGSPLRSSSSKDSPGSSDRSKKQELPEPPKTPTTPTTPTTLKFTSFPPTPVTTDSVRTKCRELLVAALQTDDDYKPIGADTENLAAQIEDCIYQEFRSTDQKYKSRLRSRISNLKDPKNPDLRRNVLAGNISADRIANMAAEEMASAELKEMRKTLTKDAIREHQLSKVGGTETDMFQCGKCRGKNCTYTQVQTRSADEPMTTFVLCNGCGNRWKFC, encoded by the exons ATGGCGAAAGACCACGAGGTCGAACGCATTGCTAAAAAACTGGACAAAATGGTGCACAAAAAAAACACG GACGGTGCCATATATCTACTGAGGGAGCTAAAGATCATTAACATGTCTCTGGAGACTCTACAG TCCACCAGGATCGGTATGTCAGTGAACGCTGTGAGGAAGCAGAGTTCAGAGGAAGAGGTCCAGACCCTGGCCAAGTCACTCATCAAGTCCTGGAAGAAACTATTAG acgGTGCTGAGGGGAAAGctgtggaggagaagaggagggagggctcTCCTCTGAGGTCATCTTCGTCCAAGGACAGTCCTGGATCCAGCGACCGGAG TAAGAAACAAGAACTGCCGGAGCCCCCGAAGACTCCCACCACACCTACGACCCCCACCACCCTTAAGTtcacctccttccctcccacTCCCGTCACCACTGACAGCGTACGCACGAAGTGCCGAGAGTTGCTGGTGGCTGCCCTGCAGACCGACG ATGACTACAAGCCCATTGGAGCAGACACGGAGAACTTGGCTGCTCAGATTGAGGACT GTATCTACCAGGAGTTTAGGTCTACAGACCAGAAGTACAAGTCCAGACTGAGGAGCCGTATCTCCAACCTGAAGGACCCGAAGAACCCAGACCTCCGGCGCAATGTCCTCGCTGGAAACATCTCAGCTGACCGCATCGCTAACATGGCCGCTGAG GAGATGGCGAGCGCGGAGCTGAAAGAGATGAGGAAGACTTTGACCAAGGACGCCATCAGAGAGCACCAGCTGTCTAAAGTGGGCGGGACCGAGACGGACATGTTTCAATGTGGCAAATGCAGGGGCAAGAACTGCACCTAcacacag